The Mycoplasmopsis caviae sequence ATACAAATTGGTCTTTCATCTACAAAACGTGTTTTTAGACTACTTGAATTAGATATGCCAACAAGTGTTAAGAACCCAATTGAATTAAGCGATATTAAAGGTCATATTGAATTTAGAAATGTAAGTTTTAAATATGATAAAGATTCATCAAAATATCAACTAAAAAATGCAACATTCGAAGCGCTTCCAGGTCAAACTATTGCTATTGTTGGACCTACCGGTGCAGGAAAAACAACAATTATTAACTTGTTAAGCAAATTTTATGAATATGATGAGGGAGTAATTAAAATTGATGGTGTTGATTTAGCAAAAATTACTAAGAAAAATTTAAGAAATTTAATGTCAGTTGTACTTCAAGATTCATTCATGTTTAATGAAAGCATTATGTCTAATTTAAAGGTTGCATCAGACAAAATCACGAATCAAGAAGTTTACGAAATGGCAAGTTTAACTTCTGCACACAATTTTATTCAAAAGCTTGAAAAAGGTTATGATACAGTTATTGAAAATAGTGGCCAATGCCTAAGTCAAGGCGAGAGACAACTTCTTTCGATAACTAGAGCATTATTAGGTAAAAAGAAAGTTTTAATTCTTGATGAAGCAACAAGTAATGTTGACTCAAACACTGAACAAATAATTCAAAGAGCACTTCAAGAAGAATTAATGAAAGATCGAACATCAATTGTTATTGCTCACCGTCTAAGTACAATTAAAAATGCAGATAAAATTTTAGTTGTTGATGATGGTCAAATCATTGAACAAGGAAACCATGAGTCGTTAATGAGGCTAAAAGGTTATTATTTCAATCTTTATGAGAATCAATTCAAATAAACCAAAAAGGCTATAAAACAGCCTTTTTCTTTTGTTTTTGTAGTTAATTTTGTACAAATTTAATCCATCAATTTTCTCTTATACTAGTCAAAAAATTGACATTTATTACACTTTCTTATATAATAATTAATATTAATTTAATACTTAAATAGGAGTTAAAGATGTTTAACAAAATTAAGGGCACAAGAGATTTTAGCCCACTTGAAAATAATGTAATTGAACTAATTAGATCAGCATTTGTTAATTATGCTAGAAATTATAATTTTCACTTAATAGAAACACCTATTATTGAATCTGCAACACTATATAAGCGTTCAGTTGCAAGTAGTGATATTGTCAAAAAAGAAATGTATGAATTTAAGGACAAAGGCGGTAGAGATATAGCGCTAAGACCAGAGGGAACAGCAGGATTTGTTAGAGCACTTGTTGAAAATAAATGATATGCAACACTAAAAACTACTAAATTTGCTTATTATGGCCCAATGTTTCGTTATGAGCAACCCCAAAAAGGACGTTATAGACAATTTAATCAAGCTGGATTTGAAATTGTTGATACAATAATAAACCCATATAATGATGCTGAATTAATCATTGCAGCTGCATCGCTTTTGCAATGTTTAGATGTTAAATATGTTCTTAAAATTAACTCAATTGGTGATGAGGAAACTAGAATTAGATATCAGAGTGAATTAAAGAAATACTTTGAAAAGTACAAAGATCAACTAAATCCAATTAGCCTTGAGAGACTTGAAAACAATGTACTTAGAATTCTTGATGATAAAGAAGAAAGTAAAAAAGATTTTGTTAAAAAAGCACCTAAAATTAATAAATATTTAAGTGAAAATAGCACTAAATTTTTCAAAAAGTTAACATCAATTTTAGACTTCAATAATATTAAATACCAAGTTGACTATTCATTAGTTCGTGGCCTTGATTACTATGATGAAGTTGTCTTTGAATTTGTTTCAACATCTAGTCAATCAGGCAGCCAAAACACAGTTATTGGTGGCGGTCGATATTCAACATTAATTAAAGAGTTAGGTGGACCTCAATTATATTCATGTGGTTGAGGTCTTGGAGTTGACCGCATTGGTGACATAATTAGTGAGGAAAATAGTGAAAATAATGAAGCAGAAAAAATTAATATTTTAGTTTCATCAACAAGTGAAAAAAACCTTGATATTTTATTTTCACTAACCAATGAATTAAGAAACTACGGTAGTAAAATTGAATTTATTAAAGAAGTTTCTAAGAGTAAAAAAATATTTGATAAAGCGCAAAAATTACAAGCCGATGTTGTAATTTTTGATGATGTAATTAATGGGCAAGAAGTCTTTGTTGCTAAAAGCCTTAGTGATAATGATCGTATAATTTTCCAATACAATGAAGATGGTTATGCAGATTTATTAGACTTTTTAGCTGAGCATAATTTGCTTAGTGATCTAGTTGCACAGGACGAAGATGAGGAATAGAAATGAAAAGTAAATACATAAAGAATAATGAATTAAGAGCTAAGGATAAAGGCAAGATTGTTACCTTACATGGCTGAGTAGCTAACAAGAGACGCTTTGGCGAAATGACTTTCATTGACCTTAGGGATCGTTATGGAATCACTCAATGTGTTTTTAAAAGCGACCTTAATGTAACAAAAGAAAGTGTAATGGAAGTAACTGGTAAGGTTGTTTTAAGAAAACAAAAGAACCCTAATTTAAAAACTGGCGACATTGAAGTTTTAGTGAGCAAATATTCAATTTTTTCACAAGCAGTTGAAGAGTTACCTTTTGCAATTAGAGATGATATTGATGTTAAAGAAGAAACAAGAATGAAATATCGTTTTCTTGATCTAAGGCGTCCAGTTATGCAAAATAATATAATTACAAAGGATAAAATTATGTTTGCCGTGCGTGAATTTATGCACCAAAACGGCTTTATTGATATTGAAACACCAATGCTTGCAAAAAGTACTCCCGAGGGTGCAAGAGACTTTTTAGTTCCTACCAGAAATAAAAATGAATTTTGAGCACTACCTCAAAGCCCTCAACTTTTTAAGCAACTTCTAATGTGTTCCGGTTTTGAAAAATATTATCAATTTGCTAGATGTTTTCGCGATGAAGACAGTCGAAAAGACAGACAACCTGAATTTACTCAACTAGATATTGAAACATCATTTTTAAATGTTGAAGATTTTCAAAAATATATTGAAAAATTATTTAAACATATTTTTAAATCATTAGGAATTAAAATTAAAACCCCATTTCAGAGAATTAAGTACTTTGATGCTTTAAGAGACTATGGAACTGATAAGCCAGATTTAAGATATGATTACAAAATTGTTGATATTAATGACTTTTGCAACAATACAGAATTCAACATTATTAAGGATGCGAAAAGTAAAAGAATGCTTTTTACTGGCACACTGATTTCTAAAAGTGATTTTAAGGATCTCGAAGAAATTGCAAAGAAGAATAAGGCCAATATTTTATTCTATTTTGTTTACCAAAACGGCGAAATTGTTCATACAAATTTTGCAAATAAGGTTAAAGATGCATGTCTTGACCTAGTAGCAAAATTTGGTAATAAAAATGGTTCATATTTTATTGTAGCCAATAAATATGAACATGCTTCACAGGCTCTTGGTGCTGTTAGAGTTGAATTAAATGATAAGTTCAATTATGCAAGAAAAGAATGAAATTTATCTTGAATTACTGATTGACCAATGTTTGAATATGATGAAGAAAATAGCACTTGAGCAGCAGCACATCACCCTTTTACTCGCTTTGCTCACTCACTTCAAGATTTAGAAACTATGAAGATGGAAGACATTAGAGCATTATCATATGATTTAGTTCTTAATGGCTTTGAATTAGGTTCTGGTTCAGCAAGAATTTTTGATAAAGTAACTCAAAAGAAAATGTTTGATTTAATTGGTATGAGTCAGCAGGAACAACAATCGAGATTTGATTGATTTTTAAAGGCTTTTGATTATGGAATTCCACCTCATTGTGGCATTGGTTTAGGACTAGATAGATTAACAATGATAGTTACTGGCCAAAAAACAATTCGTGATGTTTTAGCATTTCCAAAAAATGCAAAAAATCAAGACGTATTCACAGGCGCACCTGGAAGTGTTGACCAAAAACAGCTTGACGAATTATTTTTACAAATAACGAAAAATGAAAAATAAAAAACGAAACCTAAATATGTAAAAAATTTACATTTATTTTATTAAAAGTGTAAATTTTTTACATTCAATTTTAACTAAAAGACCTGTTTTATAGTCATATATGACAAAAAATAAGGTTTTTTTTTTTTTTTTTTTTGAAGAGCATTTCTTATTTATTGAAACAAATAAAATTTTTCAAAGGAAGAGAGAAAAATGAAAAAACTAGGACTATTAACACCATTCCAATGTATATCATTAACAGTACCTTTAGTTGCTTGTAATTGCAATTACAAAGATAACAAGGTTGATATCAACGAGTATGCATCAAAAATTACTGTAAGCATTAAGAAAATCAATACAAAAAGTATTGATGAAATCAATTCAATTGATGATTTTGATTTGGAAAACTTTAACAAAAATAATTATAGTATTGCTGATTATAAAATAGAGAAAAATTTTATTTCTAATAACTTAAAATTAATGTTTAAAATTAAAGATTTAGATAACAATATTAGTAATGAACAAGCTAGAAACTTTGATGGTTTCAAACAAAAAATAAATGAAACAAATACAATACAGGAAATAGATAGTGATAATTCAAGCTTAAAATTGGATGTTTTAGAAAAAAATAATAAGATAAACACTTCTATTAAATCATTAAATGATTTTAAGATTCTGAATCTAGACGAGAAAAAATACTCAATTTATGATTTAAACATAACTTATCCCGATTCAAAGAGTATTAAAGTTCATTATTCAGTTTTGAGGCAATCAGATTTCAAATTAAGTTCAAGAAAAGAACAAAAAATTGATGGATTTAAAGATGTCATTACGCCTTCAGAAGCAATTAATTCATTAAAACTTTCATTAATAAACCCTAATTCAAATTTTGATGAAATTAAAAGTAAAAAAATCAATGCATTTGCCATTTCATCATATGATAAAAGCAAATTTAAGGTAGAACTTGCTGATGATAAATTGGTTCGCAACGGTTCATTATTAACTGCAAGATTTTCACTAGTTTCGTTAACAAATCCAACCGAAAGAGTTTCAAAAGATTTCTATTTTAATATTATTACAAAAATAAATCAAAGTGATTTAGAAGTATTTAAAAACTTATTAAATTATTTGGCTAAATTGACTAAACCTATATTACTAATTAAGAATGAATATGCAGATAAAATCATTGCTAATTATGAATCGAACCTCTTTTTTTATTTTAAGAACCTGAATAGTTCAACAATTGCTAAGATAAGAACAATTGAGAAAATAAATACAGATAAAATTAAGGTTTCATATATTCTTGTAAATATCGAGAAAAATATTTCTTCTGATGAACAAACTGAAATAATTACACTAGAACCTAAAACCACATCATTAAAATCATATGAAGAATATGCAAGACAAAAAATCTTACCTTTATTAACAGAAATAATCAATATGAGGGAAAAGGTAATGCAAATGAAACCCCTAACATATTTGGGTTTAATATACCTAAAAAATATAGAAGCACAAATATTAGATAATTTTTTTAACATTAAATAAAAAATCTTTTAATATAAATTTTAAAATAATATAGGCAAACGGATTTACATTTTTTATTAAGTAAACAGAACGCTAACAATTCAAACGTCATAAATTGAGTATAATTAATGTGTAAAAGTAATGATAATTTCTGCTTAATTTTTTTGTATCGATTAATAAATATTAACTTTAAGTCAGCAAAATATTATTAATGTTTATATTGGAGATTTTATGAAAATAAATAAATTACTCAGGAACGGTGTTCTAGTTACTAGCCCACTATTTTTATTGACTATTGTATCATGCCATGATAAGTCAACTGATACAAGTAAAACAATTAACCCAAAAACATTTTTTGATTTTAAAAAACCTATTGAAACAAAGGATGTTACTAAATTAACAAGTGTTGAAAAACTAAAATATTGCCAAGAGGTTCTTTGAAAAATCAAAAATTATTCAGTTTTTAAAAATGTAGAACTAGAAGAATTCAATAAGCAAGATTTAGAAGAATATGGACCAAATAATGTTTTGAACATATTTAAATATGAAAAGTCTATTCTTATATCTTCATTATTTGCTAAGCACCTAAATATTAAATCAGCAAAGACGTATTATGATAAATATAGAGAAGAATTTCGAATAACTGAAAACTTTGAGGATTATTTAACACTTCACTATACTAAAATGACAAAAGCTCTTGAAATATATCAAAAATCTAGTGATAAAGATACAGTTTCAAAGATTAAACGCGAACTAAATGATGTGAGCAAACTTAATGAGATAAAAATAAAATTTAAAGATGTTAAAAATAAGACAATAATGCTTATTGATGAATTGCTTAAAATCAAAAAGAATGAAAATCTATTTAGATCAATTGAAGAATTAGGTATTACTTTAGGTGAATTGAGAGAAAAGATTGAAAAAGATGAGCCAAATTCACTAGCATTATCACTTTTTACAAGATTTAATTCATTGATCAAAAATAAGGAAGAAATTCCAACAAGTCTAATTAAATCACTTAAAGGTAAGTTGCCTAAAAATGAATTTGATAGTTTAAGTGGTTCATTTGACGAGTTAAATTCCTTATACGATTACCTAATTGATTATGTTAAAGAAAATCAAACACTATAATTATTAAAAAACAATACGATTAATATATAAAATTTGGAGGTTTTATGAATATTAAAAATTTATTAAGAACTAGTGCATTAGTTAGTTTACCAATTTCAACAGTACCTATTGTTTCATGTTATAACAAAGATAAAGTTTCGATTAATCCTAGCACATTTTTTGATTATGAGAAAGCTACTAAGGTTGAAGATATTACAAAATTAAATAAGCAAAAGAAATATGAATCTTGTCAAATATTTTTCAATAAGTTATCTGAGTTATCTATATTTAAAGAAGCTAAACAAAGTGATTTTGATACTGCTAAGGTTTCAATTTATGGACCTGAGAAAATTTATGATTTTGTTAAAGATAAAACTGCTCAAATACACTCATTTTTATTCAACAATGAATCTAATTTTGAGATTGCAAGTAAGCATTTCGAAGAGAATAAAACTGAATTAAATTCAAATAATTTTGAAGATTATTTGACAACTCAATACTCAAGTATGACAAAAGCATTTGAAATTTACTTAAAAGCACCTAATTCTAAGAGCGTAGCAAGCATTAAAGAAGAATTAAAAGACACTGAAAAGGTTAAATATATTAACAACAAAATTAATGACTTTAAAAATGAATCAAAAAAATTGATTGATGAGCTTCTCAAGAATTCAATTGCTAAGGAATATGCTGATCAAGCGCTTGAAACTTTTGGATTCAGTGTTGAAAAATATAAAGATAAAATAGATGAATATGATAATAACACTCATGCAAAAAAAATATTTATTATGCAAAACATTCTATCTAAGGAATTTGCGAAAAATCAAACTCAACCTAATGCTGGAGCAATCCCAAGTTTAGTATCAACTAAACCACCAAAAAACCTAACAGAGGCAGTTGATACAATGGATAAATTTCTAACCGCTATGAAATTAGCAATAAAAAGTCTTCCTACAACCTAATAAGCCATGTGCTTATTTTTTTATAAATGAAACTTAAAATTTACATTTTCTATATAATATTAAATAATATATTAAGTATTAATATTAGAGGTTAAAATGAGAAAAATTAGAACCAGATATGCACCAAGTCCAACAGGTTATTTACATATAGGCGGAGCAAGAACTGCTTTATTTTGCTACTTGTATGCTAAGCACTTTAACGGTGACTTTATTTTTAGATTAGAAGATACAGATGTTAAAAGAAATGTAGTTGATGGAGAAAGAAGCCAGTTAGAAAATTTAGCTTGATTAGGAATAATTCCAGATGAAAGCCCACTTAAACCAAACAAGATTTGTGGTCAATATCGTCAAAGTGAAAAATTAGAAAGATACCAACAAATTGCTAACGAATTAGTTGACAGAGGTCTCGCATACAAAGCATATGATACAAGTGAGGAACTAGAAGCTCAACATGAAGAATCAAATAAAAAAGGCATAGCTTCATTTAGATATGATAGAAATTGATTAAAAATTAGTAAGGAAGAAAAAGAAAGAAGAGATAATGCCAAGGCTTATTCAATTCGATTAAGTATGCCGAAAGATACAATTTACCAGTGAGATGACTTAGTTAGAGGGAACATAAGTTTTAATTCTAATGATATCGGTGATTGAGTTATACAAAAAAGTGATGGTTATCCAACATACAATTTTGCTGTTGTAGTTGATGACTATGATATGAAAATTACTCATGTGCTTAGAGGCGAAGAACATATTACTAACACGCCAAAGCAATTAGCAATTTATCAAGCCTTAAATTGAAGTGCACCTCAATTTGGTCATCTAACAGTCATTACCAATATGGAAGGCAAGAAACTTTCTAAAAGAGATACAAGTTTAAAACAATTTATTGAGGACTATCGAAATGAAGGTTATCATCCTGATGGTGTATTTAACTTTTTAAGTTTATTAGGATGAAGTTCACCAGATACAGTTGAGCTTATGAGCAAGGAAGAAATAATTAAAAAATTTGATCCTGCTCGATTAAGTAAAAGTCCATCTAAATTTGATATTAAAAAGATGCAATGATTTTCTAAGCAATATATTAAGGAAGTACCAACATCTAATCTACTCAAAGAACTTAATTTAAAATCAACTAAGTGGAATAAATTATTTGTTGATACATTTAAAGACAGTGTATTTACAACAAAACAATTAATTGATGAAATGCAACCTTATCTAAGACCACAGGAACAAATTCCAACAATTGATAAAGAAAACCTAGATGTTGTAATTAGTTTTAAAAATATTATTAATAATAGCAATTTCACAATTGAAAATATTCAAAGTGCAATTGACCAAACTAAGGAAATAACAGGAAAAAAAGGCAAAAATTTATTTATGCCAATTAGACTTGCTACAACCTATATTGAACATGGCCCTGAATTAGCTAAGGCAATTTACTTATATGGCGAAAAAACAATTAAAGAAAGATTAGAAAAATGAAAATAAGATTTACATCAATTCAAGATCATAAAACAAAGGGTGTAGAACCAAAAATTATTTCTTTTGAGGCTGATGCTGAATATGATTATTTCATTGATGATGAAGACCTAAACAAATTTGAATATCATACATATCATTTTAAAGAGCCTTCTGTTGGTGAATCAAATAGAATTGAGATTAATGAAAAGAGAGTTAATATTTTTACAGGTATGTCAACATTAACAATGCTTAAAGGCATAAAAGCTGCAAACTCATTTGTTAATGTTGATGGTTCACAATTCTTTTTAAAACCTTTACTACACAATGTTGTTATTGAAGATAAAATCAAAAAATTTAAGTATGAATTATTTGGACCAAATGATGAATTAATTGGCGAATTTAATGTTTCACTTGAAGAAATATAATATATTAATGAAGTATTAGACGTGCTTCATTTTTTTACAAAAATGCTTGTTTATAGGCACATAAGCAATTTTAAATAGTGTAATTCATAATGAATTTATATTTGTATTATTAACTACCAAGAAGAAAATTAAAAAAGTGGCAAGCCACTTTGATTATTATTTATAAGACTATTGATTGTCTGCGTTTACTGTGTTTGTTGATTCTCAAACATTTTTGTTTGATTTCTTTTTAAGGTTAAGACTTTCAATAATTATACCAACAATAGAAACTGATATTACACCAACATGAGTAAAGAATTGGACAAATGGAATTGTACCAGATATGAATTTAGTATCACTTGGTTTTGTCATCTTAAATGTAGCACCAAAGAATTGGAATACAAATCAAGCAAGCATTGAAACAAATACAACTAACATAATTGGTCCAATAAACCAATTTCTATTTGCAAGTGCTTTAATTCCTATTGCTAAAACAACAAAAATTCAAGAAACATATAGAATTAAGTAAAGACTAGCAATAGCACATGCTGTATATGTCATTGAGTCTGAACCTACTAATACAGTAATAGCTTTAATAGTATCAGCAATTTTTAGAAAATCGGAGAAAATTGTGTTAACAATTTCTTTAAAAGCTACTATAAATTGATAAGCACCGTTACTTTTTCCACCTAATTTAGCAGATCATTCTGCTTTAGCAACAACAATTAATAAAATTGTGAATACAGCTAAAAGTACTGATAAAACAATAACAGAAGCATATTTTATTTTATTGCCTTTATTTGACATAAACACCTCATTTTTATTTTATAGTTTTTTACACTTTAATAAAACTATAAAAATATTATACAACTTTTTTAATTTTTGGATATTAAATAAATAAAAAAACTAATTTATATAATTTTACCAAAACAACTGTTTTATAGGCTTATTAGTCAATTGTTAAACTTTTAAGTTCATTGTTTAAATGGTAAATTCTCTCTTCATATTTATTTGTGCTAAATGGTAAAACATCCTGACTATAAGCTCACAAAATAACAATGTAATTTACTAATATTTTGTGTCTTAGTAGATAAATATAATCATAATTTCCATAAGTTTCAAGAAACAATTTCTCTTGTTCATTACTTAATTCATTTGCTTCAATATAATAAGCTAATTCAAAATGTTTATCGCCTAATGAAGAATATTCCCAATCAATAAAATACACTTTCTTATTTTTAACAATCATGTTAAAAAATCAAAGATCATTGTGCAAAGGAGTATCTTTTCTCATCCGTGAGAGTGTCATATTTATTGGTCTATAAAAGTCATCTAAAACTTTCAATTTTATCTTTTTTTCTTGTAATATTTTGCGATATTCTTTTATTCTAGCAGCATGATTTGATGCAGGAAATTTTAATTTTGAACTGTGTAAAATTTTTAAATTGTTTGCTACTTGAATAATATTATTCTCATCATTTCAATATTCCTTGCCATCAATGAATTCCCATCACACTTCGTCATTCTCATTTTTTATTAATTTTGGAACAAAATCAAAGTTACTTAACAACGAGTAATCTAACTTATGGTTAAACTTGTTAACAACTTTTTGTTGAATGAATAATTCATTATCTCGGTATGAAATATTGGTGTGACCTTTTTTAATTAAAACTTTCATTTTACTCCTTTTTGTTTTGAAATTATACAATTTTTAATAATATTTAGTTATTATATATTTTTAAATTTTGATAACTTGATAGGTGATATTATGGACAAAAGTAAAATTCGGAATTTTTCAATTATTGCCCATATTGATCATGGTAAAAGTACATTAGCTGACAGAATACTTGAAATTACAAACACAGTTAGCGAACACGATATGGATGATCAATTTTTGGACCAAATGGATTTAGAACGTGAAAGAGGAATTACAATTAAATTAAATGCTGTACAAATTAAGTATAAAGACTACACATTTCATTTAATTGACACACCTGGTCACGTTGATTTTACCTATGAGGTTTCGCGATCGCTTGCAGCTAGTGAGGGTGCTCTTTTACTTGTTGATGCTACCCAAGGTATCGAAGCTCAAACACTTGCAAACGTTTATTTAGCACTTGAAAACAATTTAACTATTATTCCAATAATAAATAAAATTGACCTACCATCTGCAGATATTGAAGCAACAAAGAAAGAAATTGAAGATGTAATTGGCTTACCTACTGACAATGCTGTTTGTATATCTGCTAAAACTGGCTTAAATTGTGAGCAAGTATTAGAAGCAATTGAAAAGTATATTCCATCTCCAAAAGATGCAGATGATTCAAAACCACTTAAAGCACTAATATTTGATTCATACTTCGATGAATATCGCGGTGTTATTATGCTAATTAGAGTTTTCGAGGGTGAACTAAAAGTAGGCGATGAGTTTATGTTTATGTCTAATGGACAAAAATATAGTGTTAGTGAACTTGGTGTTAGAAATCCAAAAGAAACTAAAAAGAACAGACTTGAAGCTGGTGAGGTAGGTTATGTTGCTGCAACAATTAGAGATGCACGAGAAGTTAGTGTTGGTGACACTATTACATTAGTAAGTAGACCAGCTGAAAGCCCGCTTGCTGGATATAAGAAGAAAAAACCCGTACTTTA is a genomic window containing:
- the gltX gene encoding glutamate--tRNA ligase, with translation MRKIRTRYAPSPTGYLHIGGARTALFCYLYAKHFNGDFIFRLEDTDVKRNVVDGERSQLENLAWLGIIPDESPLKPNKICGQYRQSEKLERYQQIANELVDRGLAYKAYDTSEELEAQHEESNKKGIASFRYDRNWLKISKEEKERRDNAKAYSIRLSMPKDTIYQWDDLVRGNISFNSNDIGDWVIQKSDGYPTYNFAVVVDDYDMKITHVLRGEEHITNTPKQLAIYQALNWSAPQFGHLTVITNMEGKKLSKRDTSLKQFIEDYRNEGYHPDGVFNFLSLLGWSSPDTVELMSKEEIIKKFDPARLSKSPSKFDIKKMQWFSKQYIKEVPTSNLLKELNLKSTKWNKLFVDTFKDSVFTTKQLIDEMQPYLRPQEQIPTIDKENLDVVISFKNIINNSNFTIENIQSAIDQTKEITGKKGKNLFMPIRLATTYIEHGPELAKAIYLYGEKTIKERLEKWK
- the aspS gene encoding aspartate--tRNA ligase; translated protein: MKSKYIKNNELRAKDKGKIVTLHGWVANKRRFGEMTFIDLRDRYGITQCVFKSDLNVTKESVMEVTGKVVLRKQKNPNLKTGDIEVLVSKYSIFSQAVEELPFAIRDDIDVKEETRMKYRFLDLRRPVMQNNIITKDKIMFAVREFMHQNGFIDIETPMLAKSTPEGARDFLVPTRNKNEFWALPQSPQLFKQLLMCSGFEKYYQFARCFRDEDSRKDRQPEFTQLDIETSFLNVEDFQKYIEKLFKHIFKSLGIKIKTPFQRIKYFDALRDYGTDKPDLRYDYKIVDINDFCNNTEFNIIKDAKSKRMLFTGTLISKSDFKDLEEIAKKNKANILFYFVYQNGEIVHTNFANKVKDACLDLVAKFGNKNGSYFIVANKYEHASQALGAVRVELNDKFNYARKEWNLSWITDWPMFEYDEENSTWAAAHHPFTRFAHSLQDLETMKMEDIRALSYDLVLNGFELGSGSARIFDKVTQKKMFDLIGMSQQEQQSRFDWFLKAFDYGIPPHCGIGLGLDRLTMIVTGQKTIRDVLAFPKNAKNQDVFTGAPGSVDQKQLDELFLQITKNEK
- a CDS encoding phosphotransferase, whose amino-acid sequence is MKVLIKKGHTNISYRDNELFIQQKVVNKFNHKLDYSLLSNFDFVPKLIKNENDEVWWEFIDGKEYWNDENNIIQVANNLKILHSSKLKFPASNHAARIKEYRKILQEKKIKLKVLDDFYRPINMTLSRMRKDTPLHNDLWFFNMIVKNKKVYFIDWEYSSLGDKHFELAYYIEANELSNEQEKLFLETYGNYDYIYLLRHKILVNYIVILWAYSQDVLPFSTNKYEERIYHLNNELKSLTID
- the hisS gene encoding histidine--tRNA ligase encodes the protein MFNKIKGTRDFSPLENNVIELIRSAFVNYARNYNFHLIETPIIESATLYKRSVASSDIVKKEMYEFKDKGGRDIALRPEGTAGFVRALVENKWYATLKTTKFAYYGPMFRYEQPQKGRYRQFNQAGFEIVDTIINPYNDAELIIAAASLLQCLDVKYVLKINSIGDEETRIRYQSELKKYFEKYKDQLNPISLERLENNVLRILDDKEESKKDFVKKAPKINKYLSENSTKFFKKLTSILDFNNIKYQVDYSLVRGLDYYDEVVFEFVSTSSQSGSQNTVIGGGRYSTLIKELGGPQLYSCGWGLGVDRIGDIISEENSENNEAEKINILVSSTSEKNLDILFSLTNELRNYGSKIEFIKEVSKSKKIFDKAQKLQADVVIFDDVINGQEVFVAKSLSDNDRIIFQYNEDGYADLLDFLAEHNLLSDLVAQDEDEE